A genomic segment from Daphnia carinata strain CSIRO-1 chromosome 1, CSIRO_AGI_Dcar_HiC_V3, whole genome shotgun sequence encodes:
- the LOC130692190 gene encoding uncharacterized protein LOC130692190 yields the protein MATADQDSSSEDAGELLIPCRLQDQCRCFKEEENVVVTNVYLKHGKIFKSNHSEPDCCDNPESARCSNSVLGDANFDENEIIKTTKKNNQQSTKVESKRNSKLFISSLNDCIFIYLMLYLVDAVDSAFTKKDLLQLKFQVQFKIYEDRIAELKLATDRVKTSKEKGKSKSSKSKESTQHITIIESKIEELETLKITAQIYFERASSFMDSDIRKKRELFRLNSPLPALSKRQDFEKSVCDHQFVVVMGQTGSGKSTQLTQYLADMPQFQKQIIICTQPRKIAALTLTQRVAFEFAAGEETLETKKWVGYHVGGDNQLHLSNRIQYMTETVLLNQLTQAEVTKEDPFRNCGAVIVDEAHSRTITTDVLLGVLKRKIHLWPHLKVIVTSATIDTSLFSKYLNDCPVIEIPGRLFPVEVIYRPFDRDNTKIVDAVVKQAIEICNGHQSGDVLCFLTGQNEVEWATQKFSSSIKINASKTKKIVAYSLYGKQTPEEQQKVFHKTPDVQKVIFSTDIAETSITIDGVKFIVDSGLTKNLIFDSARNITSLKEMMISSASAEQRKGRAGRTATGTCYRLYSEDVYNAMAKYDKAEIFLRPLSITVTLLKAMRVDPRDFHWLEKPDTAALEAAEEELNLLGALDHQENLTPLGHLIGDLQIDPGIAHMIYYACSKGLGKEATLLAGLFSVTSMVFWRGGDDENRQASDEAKKHFFTNRGDILTSHLAFMEWLNKKKADRTLKTAKAWCMENFINNKAMNMASSTSEEIQLHLLRNARQIWRKANQDRKATDEELQQLIAQAFILNVAYRVNRNYVGLRADTMTYIHPGSVFFDEKELPQVITYQSILRTSKTYATQLTPIDMEWIREENGALYALYEEMASQVNIKEIRVTPVSRGILHFILGPANRNLDELNQELDCLVHGDYKKDALVAWCKPNAVNFVYSELTRKVASRKRELELEIREDPVIGETRIVWGCGGEARLLLFRGNYIGLNFKNVPNAWSLLDVDMIIRQKCSQFTKDSVRNLFFLSNNAGEKTKTARVVFDDPQKASAALKELSAGGGLQAKLEFFPALSNYPSVYKESEAWLNITFAIAPSRKSAIVLYSSLEDANHTIRNSGLNFRPTKFSDTQNNALRNHCPKVDGGLFIKQANPFNVTMRYGLYANRLPANFDEVDLERHLARYGCQKPLYAKIVRGAEGNSISTQESTLLLNYAKSNQLFPFSEKAVTTIVRKDDKRKTISIRARYESMDQIEMIYVSQLCANLHYDQPVRMKAQIKTSVRMEKKLWEFRQQEIENYLELLKTKDVTCKLETKSEFHVWLHLEVPRAGNIDEVRKKIDDFLQFEFYKNADIELLFTHYGRKQVAAVDVRPCYLNSNFTTKAIRIYGNERERQTIKGKLDALVRNLKLLCIDVTLIVRKPSLKLVTKNLTTYRNNGLKDELRLSYNRLYATGTEEGIEMLKNVLKNHVIEPRNEIDIGECGLCFTELVNPTCLQMCAHKFCSECIQNMVTHETIPYPIVCPADGCNTKVCLKDIQTIAPVSVQEKIGEAAVNALRRDPTFKEKYRSCFKTGCEQYIPITKALTNEKEQVVSGGDAVFCDQCNLYYCCTCSTTLKKPVERHRGATCSERQLGENKDVRWHRLYILDELCLLRCPRCRTAFIDFDGCCALWCSIAHCKAAFCFFCLEDCGRDAHSHVRDCQRNPSKGTYHINASKKNTVHKESRKRTIVQYLMKTIDDRGLRSSVLHSIEKDLRDLEIVISPSEVNLVGFTPFVDTAKHRKHILDEICTLRCPGCHTAFFDYEGCSAIQCWNPQCKTHFCFFCFEDCGPGNDQKNHAHVIKCPKNIVPGQLHTPSDKIDVVNCKRRKEGIIAYLMSHCSDVTERQAVIDSVSVYLKELKVVITHEDLLTRVEPIRPIRPPEPVRRVPIANYHAVVPPQRLQPAEPVRHAPVLNYYRVVPPRPLPAEPYRRAPNLNFNPIVPPPPPRAENRERRREENKCVFL from the exons ATGGCGACAGCTGATCAGGATTCGTCATCAGAAGATGCTGGCGAATTGCTTATTCCTTGCAGATTGCAAGATCAGTGTCGCTGCtttaaagaggaagaaaacgTGGTCGTGACGAACGTTTATTTGaaacatggaaaaattttcaagtcAAATCATAG TGAGCCAGACTGCTGTGATAACCCAGAAAGTGCTCGATGCAGCAATTCCGTCTTAGGAGATGCTAATTTTGATGAGAATGAAATTAtcaaaactacaaaaaaaaacaatcaacagTCTACCAAAgtggaaagcaaaagaaacagTAAGCTTTTTATCAGTTCTTTGAATGATTGCATCTTTATCTACCTAATGCTTTATCTTGTTGATGCTGT CGATTCAGCTTTCACCAAAAAAGATTTACTGCAATTAAAATTTCAGGTCCAATTTAAAATCTACGAAGACCGCATTGCAGAATTGAAACTAGCTACGGATAGAGTAAAAACATCGAAG GAAAAGGGCAAATCCAAATCGAGTAAAAGCAAAGAAAGCACGCAACATATCACCATCATAGAATCCAAGATTGAAGAATTAGAAACGTTAAAGATTACTGCTCAAATATATTTCGAACGTGCCTCTTCCTTTATGGACTCCGACATCCGCAAGAAACGCGAATTATTTCGACTGAATTCACCTCTTCCAGCGTTATCTAAACGACAAGATTTCGAAAAATCTGTCTGTGATCatcaatttgttgttgttatggGACAAACGGGATCAGGCAAAAGTACGCAATTGACGCAATATCTAGCCGACATGcctcaatttcaaaaacaaatt ATAATTTGTACACAGCCAAGAAAAATTGCAGCTCTTACTTTAACACAGCGAGTGGCATTTGAGTTTGCAGCAGGCGAAGAAACATtggaaacaaagaaatgggTTGGCTATCATGTAGGAGGGGACAACCAACTTCACTTGTCCAATCGCATCCAGTACATGACTGAAACCGTGTTGCTTAATCAGCTCACACAAGCTGA GGTGACAAAAGAAGATCCGTTCCGAAATTGCGGTGCGGTTATCGTAGACGAAGCTCACAGCCGCACAATTACAACAGATGTTTTGCTTGGAGTGCTCAAAAGGAAAATCCACTTGTGGCCACATTTAAAAGTGATCGTCACTTCGGCCACGATTGACACgagtttgttttcaaagtatTTGAACGACTGCCCTGTCATAGAAATTCCAGGTCGACTTTTTCCCGTTGAAGTCATTTATCGTCCGTTTGATCGAGATAACACAAAGATCGTTGATGCTGTAGTCAAACAAGCAATTGAAATATGTAACGGGCACCAATCGGGGGATGTTCTCTGTTTCCTCACAGGACAAAACGAA gtggaatgggCGACTCAgaagttttcttcttctatcaAAATTAATGCAtccaagacaaaaaaaattgttgcgTATTCCTTATACGGGAAACAGACACCCGAAGAGCAACAAAAGGTCTTCCATAAAACGCCAGACGTCCAAAAAGTTATATTTTCCACCGATATTGCTGAAACGTCTATCACGATCGACGGTGTGAAATTCATTGTGGACTCCGGCCTTACTAAGAACCTGATATTCGATAGTGCTCGCAACATTACGAGCCTTAAA GAAATGATGATCTCCTCCGCTTCCGCGGAACAGCGCAAAGGAAGGGCGGGTCGAACGGCGACCGGCACATGTTACCGGTTGTATAGCGAAGATGTATATAATGCAATGGCAAAGTACGATAAAGCAGAGATCTTCCTACGCCCTTTAAGCATCACTGTCACCTTACTAAAG GCTATGCGCGTCGATCCACGGGATTTCCATTGGCTAGAGAAACCCGATACAGCCGCTTTGGAAGCAGCCGAGGAAGAATTGAATCTGTTAGGAGCATTAGATCACCAGGAGAATTTAACTCCACTTGGTCATCTTATTGGGGATCTTCAGATAGATCCTGGGATTGCTCACATGATCTACTACGCTTGCTCTAAAGGCCTGG GTAAAGAGGCTACCCTTCTGGCCGGATTGTTTTCCGTGACGAGCATGGTATTTTGGCGTGGCGGTGACGATGAAAATCGTCAAGCTTCTGATGAAGCCAAGAAGCACTTTTTCACTAATCGGGGTGACATACTCACTAGTCATTTGGCCTTTATGGAAtggctaaataaaaaaaaagctgaccGGACATTAAAAA CTGCCAAAGCATGGTGCATGGAAAACTTTATCAATAATAAAGCAATGAACATGGCTTCGTCAACTTCTGAAGAAATTCAGTTGCATTTACTGCGGAACGCTCGCCAAATTTGGAGAAAAGCCAATCAAGATCGTAAGGCGACAGATGAAGAACTACAGCAACTTATCGCCCAAGCTTTCATTTTGAACGTAGCCTATCGAGTCAATAGAAACTATGTGGGCCTAAGAGCAGACACGATGACGTACATCCATCCTGGTTCCGTCTTCTTTGATGAAAAAGAACTTCCTCAA GTGATAACTTATCAAAGTATTCTACGAACTTCCAAAACGTACGCTACTCAGTTAACACCTATTGACATGGAATGGATTAGAGAAGAAAACGGAGCACTGTATGCACTTTATGAAGAAATGGCCTCTCAGGTcaacataaaagaaattcgggTTACTCCCGTTTCTCGTGGCATTCTGCATTTCATTCTCGGGCCTGCTAACCGTAACTTGGACGAACTCAATCAAGAGCTCGACTGCCTAGTTCACGGTGACTACAAGAAAGACGCTCTCGTTGCTTGGTGCAAACCAAATGCTGTCAATTTTGTTTATAG TGAGCTAACACGTAAAGTTGCATCAAGAAAGAGAGAATTGGAATTGGAGATAAGAGAAGATCCAGTTATTGGAGAGACCCGTATCGTTTGGGGCTGTGGAGGAGAAGCCAGGCTGCTGCTGTTTCGTGGCAATTACATCGGCCTCAACTTTAAAAATGTGCCTAATGCCTGGAGCTTGTTAGACGTTGACATGATCATCCGCCAAAAATGCAGCCAGTTTACTAAAGATTCAGTCcgaaaccttttctttttgtcgaaCAATGCCGGTGAAAAAACTAAGACTGCCCGAGTTGTTTTCGACGATCCTCAAAAAGCGTCCGCTGCGTTGAAA GAGTTGTCCGCTGGTGGTGGTCTTCAAGCAAAGCTGGAATTTTTTCCTGCACTTAGCAACTATCCATCAGTTTATAAAGAATCTGAAGCTTGGCTGAATATCACTTTTGCTATTGCTCCATCCCGGAAAAGTGCCATTGTTCTTTACAGCTCCCTGGAAGATGCAAATCACACAATACGTAATAGTGGCCTTAATTTTCGGCCCACAAAATTTAGCGACACGCAAAATAACGCTTTGCGAAATCACTGTCCAAAAGTAGACGGCGGATTGTTTATCAAACAAGCTAACCCGTTTAACGTTACAATGCGATACGGTCTCTACGCTAACCGGCTTCCGGCTAACTTTGATGAAGTGGATCTCGAGCGTCACCTAGCTAGATACGGATGTCAGAAGCCCTTGTACGCCAAAATCGTTCGGGGGGCCGAAGGCAACTCGATTTCAACGCAAGAATCAACTCTGCTGCTGAACTACGCCAAATCCAACCAACTTTTCCCGTTTTCGGAAAAAGCTGTAACGACTATTGTTCGTAAGGATGACAAACGGAAGACAATCTCCATTCGCGCCAGATACGAATCAATGGACCAAATTGAGATGATTTACGTATCTCAGTTATGCGCCAATCTTCATTATGATCAGCCCGTCAGAATGAAAGCGCAAATCAAAACAAGTGTcagaatggaaaaaaaattatgggaaTTTCGAcaacaagaaattgaaaattaccTGGAACTTCTTAAAACGAAAGATGTTACATGCAAATTAGAAACCAAGTCAGAATTTCACGTGTGGCTGCACCTTGAAGTTCCGCGTGCGGGAAATATTGATGAGGTTCGCAAGAAAATAGATGATTTCCTTCAATTTGAGTTTTACAAGAACGCTGATATTGAGCTACTCTTCACGCACTACGGCCGCAAACAAGTTGCAGCCGTTGACGTCCGGCCGTGTTACCTCAATTCAAATTTTACTACCAAAGCGATTCGGATTTACGGCAACGAAAGAGAGAGGCAAACAATCAAGGGAAAATTAGACGCACTTgtgcgaaatctaaaattacTTTGCATTGATGTTACCCTGATTGTTCGCAAACCTAGTTTGAAGCTCGTAACAAAGAATTTGACTACATACCGTAATAATGGATTAAAAGACGAGCTTCGATTGTCATATAATCGTCTGTACGCGACTGGAACGGAAGAGGGTATCGAAATGCTGAAAAATGTATTGAAAAATCATGTAATTGAGCCAAGAAATGAAATCGATATCGGCGAATGCGGACTGTGCTTTACGGAATTGGTGAACCCGACATGCTTGCAG ATGTGTGCCCATAAATTCTGCTCTGAATGCATTCAAAATATGGTTACACACGAAACAATTCCATACCCAATTGTTTGTCCGGCTGACGGATGTAACACTAAAGTTTGCTTGAAAGACATTCAAACAATCGCTCCAGTTAGTGTCCAGGAAAAAATTGGCGAGGCAGCAGTCAACGCATTACGTCGAGATCCCACGTTTAAAGAGAAATATCGTTCATGTTTCAAAACTGGATGCGAACA GTACATACCCATCACGAAGGCGTTAACTAATGAAAAGGAGCAGGTTGTTAGTGGTGGCGATGCAGTATTTTGCGATCAGTGCAATCTTTACTATTGTTGCACCTGTTCTACCACCTTAAAGAAGCCAGTTGAACGCCATAGGGGAGCTACATGTTCTGAACGCCAATTGGGCGAAAACAAAGATGTTCGTTGGCATCGTCTTTACATTTTAGACGAATTGTGTCTGCTGCGATGTCCACGTTGCAGAAcg GCTTTCATTGATTTTGATGGCTGTTGTGCCCTTTGGTGTTCCATAGCACACTGTAAAGCGGCCTTCTGCTTCTTCTGTTTGGAAGACTGCGGCAGAGATGCCCACAGTCACGTCCGGGATTGCCAGAGGAATCCCTCTAAAGGTACCTACCACATAAATGCATCGAAAAAGAATACGGTACACAAAGAATCACGGAAGAGAACTATCGTGCAGTATCTCATGAAGACTATTGACGACCGTGGACTGCGTTCATCTGTCCTTCACTCTATCGAAAAAGATCTAAGAGATTTGGAAATTGTTATCAGTCCCAGTGAAGTGAATCTAGTCGGTTTCACACCATTTGTCGATACGGCCAAACATCGCAAGCACATTTTGGATGAAATTTGTACTTTACGGTGTCCAGGATGTCATACG GCATTTTTCGATTACGAAGGTTGTTCAGCCATTCAGTGCTGGAATCCGCAATGCAAGACccatttttgcttcttttgtttcgaagATTGCGGTCCTGGTAATGACCAAAAAAATCACGCTCATGTCATCAAATGCCCAAAAAATATTGTTCCCGGACAACTGCACACGCCCTCAGATAAAATTGACGTAGTGAACTGCAAACGCCGTAAGGAAGGAATCATTGCATATCTGATGTCACATTGTTCAGATGTGACTGAACGACAAGCAGTCATCGACTCAGTGTCAGTGTATTTGAAAGAGTTAAAGGTTGTAATCACCCATGAAGACTTGTTAACTCGAGTGGAACCGATCCGTCCCATTCGTCCACCTGAACCTGTCAGACGCGTCCCAATAGCAAACTACCATGCTGTTGTACCACCACAAAGACTCCAGCCAGCTGAACCTGTTCGACATGCTCCAGTTCTGAATTACTACCGTGTTGTACCACCACGGCCCCTTCCAGCCGAACCCTATAGGAGAGCTCCAAACCTAAACTTTAATCCCATtgtaccaccaccacctccacgAGCTGAGAATCGAGAACGACGTCGGGAAGAAAACAAgtgcgtttttctttaa
- the LOC130692595 gene encoding beta-1,3-glucan-binding protein-like, whose protein sequence is MVLRLAAQFVVVIAMIPTFFAERRMLLNEEFDSMERWEHVVTSYRMGENQFQYYTRRPENSFIRDGKLFIKPTLTTDRFGEKFLHNGKFNLKREGCNLAVGGGCVLKANLDIANPIQSAALVTKAKFSFTYGTLEVRAKMPRGDWLWPEISLMPANNVYGDWPLSGYIGLVSVRGNDNFTCQGQSMGNDVMESILEWGLSEDINHARSMTWMSKAQGNVSFSSEFRTYRLEWNPNGLHTFVDDQIVGSIQPPETGFWGLSGFHNTDHNPWANGTIMAPFDQEFFIAINVAVGGDLFQDNCASYPYPKPWNKSSPVTPMSSFWNKKDEWYPTWSQSSADDSALQVDYVRVYAH, encoded by the exons ATGGTTCTACGGTTGGCTGCCCAATTCGTAGTCGTAATCGCCATGATCCCAACTTTCTTTGCCGAAAGAAGAATGTTGTTAAATGAGGAGTTTGATTCCATGGAAAGATGGGAGCATGTTGTCACATCCTATCGAATGGgtgaaaatcaatttcaatattaCACCCGTCGGCCAGAAAACAG TTTTATTAGAGACGGAAAACTCTTCATTAAACCCACTTTAACAACAGACCGTTTCGGCGAAAAGTTTTTACATAACGGCAAGTTCAACCTTAAGAGAGAAGGCTGTAATCTGGCTGTGGGTGGAGGATGCGTACT CAAAGCAAATCTTGATATAGCCAATCCTATCCAGTCAGCTGCTTTAGTTACAAAAGCAAAGTTTAGTTTTACCTATGGGACACTGGAAGTTCGAGCAAAAATGCCCCGTGGCGATTGGCTGTGGCCAG AAATATCCCTAATGCCAGCGAATAATGTCTACGGTGATTGGCCGTTATCAGGCTATATAGGTTTAGTATCAGTCAGAGGGAATGACAACTTCACTTGCCAAGGGCAATCGATGGGCAATGATGTGATGGAATCCATCTTAGAATGGGGTCTTAGCGAAGACATCAATCATGCCAGATCAATGACGTGGATGAG CAAAGCTCAGGGAAACGTTAGCTTTTCTTCTGAATTTCGAACTTATCGGTTAGAGTGGAATCCAAATGGACTCCATACATTTGTTGACGATCAGATCGTGGGTTCCATACAGCCACCAGAAACTGGTTTTTGGGGATTATCTGGATTTCATAACACAGATCATAATCCTTGGGCTAATGGCACTATAATGGCCCCATTTGACCAAGAG TTTTTCATTGCCATTAATGTGGCGGTGGGTGGGGACTTATTTCAAGATAACTGCGCCAGTTATCCGTACCCCAAACCATGGAACAAGTCGTCACCTGTTACGCCCATGAGCTCATTTTGGAACAAGAAAGATGAATG GTATCCTACGTGGTCTCAGTCATCCGCAGACGATTCTGCTTTGCAAGTTGATTACGTTCGCGTTTATGCTCACTAG
- the LOC130692586 gene encoding pickpocket protein 28-like isoform X2, with amino-acid sequence MYSWMNYSSLVKTIRYMTKFDDLLSEDEDDGFQQLLQELTEHNIKIADLVEVVRQVRPACNDMVVDCQWKSNIVACERIMSLRPTDDGYCCSLVVAALDNDVENRSSSTVYDYGVHSALRIILDPNLNDNALSPVSIDGFKILLHNKDEFSDVIERGFIVGSGYENFVALNSFSVSYTPAVQAVSFERRQCYVDGEGSLRYSQNVNYTRSSCLFECRAEKILEACHCLPYFIKVSIPAPTCKLQAYPCVTSVYVQAIFTAPVTANCMCPANCKDQWFTTEISSAPLSPTGFPATRTFKRISKNKNMDANYSVKLIGLRVFFKYNAGESFSMDAPFGNKELLASVGGILGLCLGFSIISAIELCYFLCCDWCFRQKRSMPKTIANLAMSNPKLLRKQGRRPPPVIKVLPDSTVTTIAWPDTISK; translated from the exons AT GTATAGTTGGATGAATTATTCCTCCTTGGTAAAAACAATTCGTTACATGACGAAATTTGATGACCTGTTAagcgaagacgaagatgatgGCTTCCAACAACTGCTTCAAGAGCTCACCGAACATAATATCAAAATTGCAGATTTAGTTGAGGTTGTCCGTCAAGTGCGACCTGCTTGCAACGATATGGTTGTGGATTGTCAATG GAAATCGAACATTGTTGCTTGTGAGCGTATTATGTCTCTTAGGCCAACTGATGATGGTTACTGTTGCTCCTTGGTTGTCGCCGCTCTTGACAACGATGTTGAAAATAG GTCGAGTAGCACTGTTTACGATTATGGTGTTCATTCCGCTTTACGAATCATACTTGATCCTAACTTGAACGACAATGCCCTCAGCCCTGTCAGTATTGATGGTTTCAAG ATTCTGTTGCACAACAAAGATGAATTTTCGGACGTGATTGAACGCGGATTCATAGTTGGATCAGGCTACGAAAATTTTGTAGCTCTCAACAGTTTTTCAGTCAGCTACACGCCAGCTGTCCAAGCAGTATCTTTCGAACGACGTCAGTGTTATGTTGACGGCGAAGGATCCCTCAGGTACAGCCAAAATGTTAATTACACGCGCTCCAGTTGCCTTTTCGAGTGCCGCGCTGAAAAAATTCTAGAAGCATGTCACTGCTTACCTTATTTTATAAAAG TAAGCATTCCAGCTCCCACCTGCAAACTACAAGCCTATCCTTGTGTTACCAGTGTCTATG TTCAAGCTATTTTCACGGCACCAGTTACTGCAAACTGCATGTGCCCGGCAAACTGTAAAGACCAATGGTTCACAACGGAAATTTCTTCAGCTCCGTTATCTCCTACGGGATTTCCGGCAACGAGGACTTTCAAGCGGAtatccaaaaataaaaatatggaCGCTAATTACAG TGTGAAGCTGATTGGCCTCCGCGTGTTCTTCAAATACAACGCTGGTGAAAGTTTTTCGATGGACGCTCCATTCGGCAACAAAGAACTTTTAG CTTCCGTTGGTGGTATATTGGGTCTTTGCCTTGGCTTCAGCATCATTAGCGCAATTGAACTGTGCTATTTCCTGTGTTGCGATTGGTGTTTTCGCCAAAAACGGAGCATGCCGAAAACCATTGCGAATTTGGCGATGAGCAACCCAAAATTGCTCAGAAAACAGGGTCGGCGTCCACCTCCAGTAATCAAAGTTTTACCTGATTCTACG GTGACAACCATCGCTTGGCCTGACActatttcaaaatga
- the LOC130692586 gene encoding pickpocket protein 28-like isoform X1, with amino-acid sequence MTRERYFPRNQSSLGQKPGGNESWNQNNGMAEITDEFLRNTSIHGLKYIGERDRPVFERILWLSLVIAGCCVSVWMCYLEWTKWSDSSILITRDPTVITHNPMNFPVITMCSTNKISEKKLAYVLQEPKYSWMNYSSLVKTIRYMTKFDDLLSEDEDDGFQQLLQELTEHNIKIADLVEVVRQVRPACNDMVVDCQWKSNIVACERIMSLRPTDDGYCCSLVVAALDNDVENRSSSTVYDYGVHSALRIILDPNLNDNALSPVSIDGFKILLHNKDEFSDVIERGFIVGSGYENFVALNSFSVSYTPAVQAVSFERRQCYVDGEGSLRYSQNVNYTRSSCLFECRAEKILEACHCLPYFIKVSIPAPTCKLQAYPCVTSVYVQAIFTAPVTANCMCPANCKDQWFTTEISSAPLSPTGFPATRTFKRISKNKNMDANYSVKLIGLRVFFKYNAGESFSMDAPFGNKELLASVGGILGLCLGFSIISAIELCYFLCCDWCFRQKRSMPKTIANLAMSNPKLLRKQGRRPPPVIKVLPDSTVTTIAWPDTISK; translated from the exons ATGACAAGGGAAAGATACTTTCCTCGTAATCAAAGTTCATTAGGACAAAAGCCTGGCGGTAACGAGAGTTGGAATCAGAACAATGGAATGGCTGAAATTACTGACGAATTCTTGCGTAATACGTCTATACATGGACTGAAGTACATAGGAGAGCGAGACAGGCCCGTTTTCGAAAG GATATTATGGCTGTCACTTGTGATCGCCGGTTGCTGCGTTTCGGTATGGATGTGCTATCTGGAATGGACTAAGTGGAGCGATTCATCGATTTTAATTACCCGCGATCCGACAGTGATCACACACAACCCAATGAACTTTCCCGTCATTACgatgtgcagcactaacaaaatctctgaaaagaaattagcTTATGTACTTCAAGAACCGAA GTATAGTTGGATGAATTATTCCTCCTTGGTAAAAACAATTCGTTACATGACGAAATTTGATGACCTGTTAagcgaagacgaagatgatgGCTTCCAACAACTGCTTCAAGAGCTCACCGAACATAATATCAAAATTGCAGATTTAGTTGAGGTTGTCCGTCAAGTGCGACCTGCTTGCAACGATATGGTTGTGGATTGTCAATG GAAATCGAACATTGTTGCTTGTGAGCGTATTATGTCTCTTAGGCCAACTGATGATGGTTACTGTTGCTCCTTGGTTGTCGCCGCTCTTGACAACGATGTTGAAAATAG GTCGAGTAGCACTGTTTACGATTATGGTGTTCATTCCGCTTTACGAATCATACTTGATCCTAACTTGAACGACAATGCCCTCAGCCCTGTCAGTATTGATGGTTTCAAG ATTCTGTTGCACAACAAAGATGAATTTTCGGACGTGATTGAACGCGGATTCATAGTTGGATCAGGCTACGAAAATTTTGTAGCTCTCAACAGTTTTTCAGTCAGCTACACGCCAGCTGTCCAAGCAGTATCTTTCGAACGACGTCAGTGTTATGTTGACGGCGAAGGATCCCTCAGGTACAGCCAAAATGTTAATTACACGCGCTCCAGTTGCCTTTTCGAGTGCCGCGCTGAAAAAATTCTAGAAGCATGTCACTGCTTACCTTATTTTATAAAAG TAAGCATTCCAGCTCCCACCTGCAAACTACAAGCCTATCCTTGTGTTACCAGTGTCTATG TTCAAGCTATTTTCACGGCACCAGTTACTGCAAACTGCATGTGCCCGGCAAACTGTAAAGACCAATGGTTCACAACGGAAATTTCTTCAGCTCCGTTATCTCCTACGGGATTTCCGGCAACGAGGACTTTCAAGCGGAtatccaaaaataaaaatatggaCGCTAATTACAG TGTGAAGCTGATTGGCCTCCGCGTGTTCTTCAAATACAACGCTGGTGAAAGTTTTTCGATGGACGCTCCATTCGGCAACAAAGAACTTTTAG CTTCCGTTGGTGGTATATTGGGTCTTTGCCTTGGCTTCAGCATCATTAGCGCAATTGAACTGTGCTATTTCCTGTGTTGCGATTGGTGTTTTCGCCAAAAACGGAGCATGCCGAAAACCATTGCGAATTTGGCGATGAGCAACCCAAAATTGCTCAGAAAACAGGGTCGGCGTCCACCTCCAGTAATCAAAGTTTTACCTGATTCTACG GTGACAACCATCGCTTGGCCTGACActatttcaaaatga